In Syntrophaceae bacterium, the sequence TTTGATCCCATGAATTTGATCGCGCCGGAATGCAGGGGCCTTATCCGGGAACAGTATCGTCAAGGGACGCGCGGCGAGTTTTCAGCCCGACAGTTCGAATACACCGGCATGAAAAAGGACGGCTCAAGAATCGAGTGTGAGTCATTTGTTCTCTTCGTTCCCTACAAATGGGGAGTTGCCATACATGGCATGCTCCGCAACATCAGCGTGCAGAAGCGAATCAGCGAAGAATTGCAACGGCACCGTATCGACTTGCAGATTGTCCTGAATTCCATTCCGACAAGCATATTCTATACAGACAAGGAGCACCGCTTTATCCGGGCCAACAAGGCCTTCTGTAAAGCTCTCGGCTTCCCGCTGGAGGAGATCCTCGGCAAGACATTCACGGATCTGTTTCCGAATCTGCCGGCAGAGCAGCTTTCGAACTTCTTTCAAGTGAATGCTGAAGTCATGTCTTCTGGAATTTCGAAACGGGGTTTCATAGCTACTTTACCCAGCATACGCGGGAGACGCTGGCTTCAGGTCGACCGGATGCCCTGCCGGGATGATGATGGGGACATCGTCGGTGTTATCTGTCTGGCCATTGACATCAGTGATCTCAAGGAAACGGAAGAGAAACTTTGGTATATGAGCTTCCACGATGTGCTGACCGGCCTTTACAATAGGACCTATTTCGACGAAGAGTTGAATCGGTTGGCAAATGGAAGGCAGTTCCCTGTCAGCATTATCACTGTAAAGGTGGACGACCTGCTTGCAGTCAATGAGAACGAAGGCATCGCCGCGGGGAATAATCTTCTGAAGCAGACTGCAAAAATCCTGAAAATCTTCCGGAACGAGGATGTGGTCGCCAGGGTTGGCGGTGATGTATTCGCAGCTCTCATGCCGTCGTCGGACCAGTCGGTCGTAGAAAATATCATCCAGAGGCTCAAGAATAGCATCAAGGAGCACAACAAGAGAAACAAGGGTGAAATGTTAAACCTATCTTTAGGATTTGCAACTGGAGAAAAAGGATGCTCACTGTTTGATACACTGGTACAGGCGGAAGCCGACATGAGCAGGAATAGAGGTTAGCGGAACGGTATATACATCTACATGAACCAATTGCCGCGTTTTTAAGAGAACCAAATTCTTAGGGCATAGTGGATGGTTTGGGATGTATTACTTAAAGAACATGACCAATCAAGTGCTCGTAGAAAACTGTCGGGCAACTCTATGAAGAGGAATATTGATTCTACCGTTGTTCTGACGGATGATCTTCTAACGAGATAACAGGAGTTAA encodes:
- a CDS encoding PAS domain S-box protein; translation: MKASGKTKKQLLEEIAAMKMRISELEGIQKGRLQPDFGEKIGRYFPKANHMQEAIYVVFDRKYEFINDQFSQMFGYTSEEICHTNFDPMNLIAPECRGLIREQYRQGTRGEFSARQFEYTGMKKDGSRIECESFVLFVPYKWGVAIHGMLRNISVQKRISEELQRHRIDLQIVLNSIPTSIFYTDKEHRFIRANKAFCKALGFPLEEILGKTFTDLFPNLPAEQLSNFFQVNAEVMSSGISKRGFIATLPSIRGRRWLQVDRMPCRDDDGDIVGVICLAIDISDLKETEEKLWYMSFHDVLTGLYNRTYFDEELNRLANGRQFPVSIITVKVDDLLAVNENEGIAAGNNLLKQTAKILKIFRNEDVVARVGGDVFAALMPSSDQSVVENIIQRLKNSIKEHNKRNKGEMLNLSLGFATGEKGCSLFDTLVQAEADMSRNRG